One genomic segment of Desulfomicrobium sp. ZS1 includes these proteins:
- the rpmJ gene encoding 50S ribosomal protein L36, whose amino-acid sequence MKVRPSVRKICPKCKVIKRKGVLRVICDNTRHKQRQG is encoded by the coding sequence ATGAAAGTTAGACCTTCAGTTCGCAAAATTTGTCCCAAGTGCAAAGTTATTAAGCGCAAAGGCGTGCTTAGAGTGATTTGTGACAATACGCGGCATAAACAAAGACAGGGTTAA
- a CDS encoding DNA-directed RNA polymerase subunit alpha translates to MSSTYSGDKKVYVRNWAELVRPEQLEKDPKCNDMYGRFVCEPLERGFGTTIGNALRRVLLSSLQGAAPVSVNIQGIQHEFTTIPGVTEDITDIVLNLKQLRVAMNTPEPQRVQLIANAKGEVTASAIVENQHIKILNPELHIATLSEDIDLVMNLEFRMGKGYVPAEMHEDLDNEIGVITLDSSFSPIRKVAYAVEQARVGQMTNYDKLIIEVWTDGSITPDDALAFSAKILKEQLTVFINFDEGSADIEKAKSKPQDKINENLFKNIEDLELPVRASNCLKSAGIHIVGELVQKTEADLLKTKNFGRKSLEDIRRVLESMGLDFGIRVDNFDELYQDWLKRNEEDEA, encoded by the coding sequence ATGAGTTCTACGTATAGCGGAGACAAAAAAGTTTACGTCCGAAATTGGGCAGAGCTTGTCAGGCCGGAACAACTTGAGAAAGATCCGAAGTGCAATGACATGTACGGACGGTTTGTGTGCGAACCTTTGGAAAGAGGTTTTGGCACTACGATCGGAAATGCGTTGCGTCGGGTTCTTCTTTCATCTCTTCAGGGTGCGGCACCGGTCTCGGTCAATATTCAGGGCATTCAGCATGAATTTACGACCATCCCCGGAGTCACTGAAGATATCACGGACATTGTTCTGAACTTGAAGCAATTGCGCGTGGCCATGAATACTCCCGAGCCACAGCGGGTTCAGTTGATCGCCAATGCCAAAGGCGAAGTAACGGCATCTGCAATTGTTGAAAATCAGCATATTAAGATTCTCAATCCTGAGCTGCATATCGCGACTCTCTCTGAAGATATCGATTTGGTCATGAATCTCGAGTTTCGCATGGGCAAGGGCTATGTTCCCGCCGAGATGCACGAAGATTTAGACAACGAGATCGGCGTTATCACCCTGGATTCGAGCTTTTCTCCCATCCGCAAGGTTGCTTATGCGGTTGAGCAGGCTCGAGTCGGCCAGATGACCAATTATGACAAATTGATCATCGAGGTTTGGACCGACGGATCCATCACTCCGGACGATGCTTTGGCTTTCAGTGCCAAAATTCTGAAAGAGCAGCTGACTGTCTTCATTAATTTCGATGAAGGCTCGGCGGATATCGAAAAGGCCAAATCCAAGCCCCAGGACAAGATCAACGAAAATCTTTTCAAGAACATCGAAGATCTTGAACTTCCCGTTAGAGCAAGCAACTGCCTCAAAAGCGCTGGCATTCATATTGTTGGCGAGCTGGTCCAAAAGACCGAGGCTGACTTGCTGAAGACCAAGAATTTTGGTCGGAAGTCTCTGGAAGACATTCGCCGGGTTCTTGAGAGCATGGGACTTGATTTCGGAATCAGAGTCGATAATTTTGATGAATTGTACCAGGATTGGTTAAAGAGGAACGAAGAAGATGAGGCATAG
- a CDS encoding selenium metabolism-associated LysR family transcriptional regulator, whose product MDIRKIEAFSKVYEHSSFSKAGKSLYLSQPTISAHVASLEQELEVQLFDRIGRTVVPTKAGEVLYGHAKKIFEASELAISELRKLQDRITGKLDLGGSTIPANYIMPEILAQFWKKYPEVIMDLHIGDSEDIVTQVRNNELMLGVVGAVFESPDLHYEKIASDSLVLVMTPQLFEKYRHLAVEDLLHALPWVLREDGSGTRVAMAESLSRFDIDIHSLRTVIMVRNAGAMARCLSAGMGASITSAITVHHELETGALVAVDLPGLLLERSFHIVFNKKRSLFPAALKLLEFFKNNAQNIAARSGS is encoded by the coding sequence ATGGATATTCGAAAGATCGAAGCGTTTTCCAAAGTTTATGAGCACTCAAGTTTTTCAAAAGCCGGAAAGTCGCTGTATCTCTCGCAGCCGACGATCAGTGCTCATGTGGCGTCCTTGGAGCAAGAACTCGAAGTTCAGCTTTTTGATCGCATTGGAAGGACGGTTGTGCCGACCAAGGCCGGCGAGGTTCTTTACGGGCATGCCAAGAAAATTTTTGAGGCATCGGAACTTGCGATTTCCGAGCTCAGAAAACTGCAGGACCGGATTACGGGCAAACTCGATCTTGGCGGTAGTACGATCCCCGCGAACTATATCATGCCGGAAATCCTGGCACAATTTTGGAAGAAGTACCCGGAAGTCATTATGGATTTGCACATAGGCGACTCTGAGGATATCGTAACCCAGGTTCGTAACAACGAGCTTATGCTTGGTGTCGTCGGCGCTGTCTTTGAGTCGCCGGATTTGCACTACGAGAAAATCGCAAGCGATTCACTTGTCCTTGTCATGACTCCTCAGTTGTTTGAAAAATATCGGCATCTGGCGGTGGAAGATCTTTTACACGCCCTGCCATGGGTTTTGCGCGAGGATGGCTCGGGAACTCGCGTAGCCATGGCCGAGAGTCTGTCCAGGTTCGACATCGATATCCATTCTTTGCGGACCGTCATCATGGTGCGCAATGCCGGGGCCATGGCACGGTGTCTTTCGGCCGGCATGGGTGCGTCCATCACTTCTGCCATCACCGTCCACCACGAGCTTGAAACGGGAGCATTAGTGGCTGTCGATCTTCCCGGCCTGCTCCTGGAGCGATCCTTTCATATCGTCTTCAACAAGAAGCGATCCCTTTTTCCGGCGGCTCTCAAGTTACTCGAATTTTTCAAAAACAACGCTCAGAATATTGCTGCGAGGTCTGGATCGTGA
- the rpsK gene encoding 30S ribosomal protein S11, translated as MARPQRVIKKKEKRNIPTGIAHVNSTFNNTIITFTDPTGNVISWASSGASGFKGSRKNTPFAAQKAAETAARKAMECGMRSVGILVKGPGSGRESAMRAINAVGLRVAFIRDVTPIPHNGCRPPKRRRV; from the coding sequence ATGGCAAGACCGCAGAGAGTAATCAAGAAAAAGGAAAAGAGAAATATCCCCACGGGTATTGCTCATGTGAACAGCACCTTCAATAATACGATTATTACCTTCACAGATCCGACGGGTAACGTAATCAGCTGGGCGAGCTCAGGCGCTTCCGGTTTCAAGGGTTCCCGTAAGAACACCCCTTTTGCTGCTCAGAAGGCCGCGGAAACCGCCGCCCGTAAGGCGATGGAGTGCGGAATGCGCTCTGTAGGCATACTTGTGAAGGGACCTGGCTCTGGACGCGAGTCCGCAATGCGTGCAATCAATGCTGTCGGTTTGCGCGTCGCTTTTATCCGCGACGTGACACCCATTCCGCATAACGGCTGCCGTCCGCCCAAACGTCGTAGAGTATAG
- the rpsD gene encoding 30S ribosomal protein S4, whose amino-acid sequence MARYTGPKCRICRREGGKLFLKGDRCYTDKCAFERRAYAPGDHGKARKKPSDYALQLREKQKVRKMYGILEGQFRRYFEEAERRKGITGTNLLMLLETRIDNVAYKLGFANSRSQARQMVRHGLFSLNGRRVNVPSIQMKSGDVLEVRDRTKKNLVITEALEVVARRGVPAWLEIDAPALKGSVKALPTREDITFPMTEQLIVELYSK is encoded by the coding sequence TTGGCTAGATATACAGGCCCTAAGTGCAGAATATGCCGTAGAGAAGGCGGAAAGCTTTTTCTCAAAGGCGATAGATGTTATACTGATAAGTGTGCTTTCGAGCGTCGTGCGTATGCGCCTGGCGATCACGGGAAGGCTCGCAAAAAGCCCAGCGATTACGCCTTGCAGCTTCGTGAGAAGCAGAAAGTAAGAAAGATGTATGGTATCCTTGAAGGTCAGTTCCGCAGATATTTCGAGGAAGCTGAACGTCGCAAGGGAATTACCGGCACGAATCTTTTGATGCTGCTTGAAACCCGCATCGACAACGTGGCGTACAAACTTGGTTTTGCCAATTCGCGCAGCCAGGCTCGTCAGATGGTTCGCCACGGTCTGTTCAGCCTCAATGGTCGTCGCGTCAATGTACCTTCGATTCAGATGAAATCGGGTGACGTTCTTGAGGTGCGGGATCGCACCAAGAAGAACCTTGTTATTACCGAGGCTTTGGAAGTTGTCGCTCGTCGCGGCGTACCTGCATGGCTCGAGATCGATGCTCCTGCCCTCAAGGGATCTGTAAAGGCTCTTCCCACCAGGGAAGATATCACGTTCCCCATGACTGAGCAGTTGATTGTTGAACTCTACTCCAAATAA
- the rplQ gene encoding 50S ribosomal protein L17, with protein MRHRKAGRKLGRTWEHRKSLMKNMARSLVEHERIRTTEAKAKELSIFADKLITMALQDTLHARRQAFTVLGSHHSVKKLFDEIGPRFKEVPGGYTRVVKFGIPRVGDSASMALIEFTRLSDKFAETADAAAPEATEEA; from the coding sequence ATGAGGCATAGAAAAGCTGGTCGAAAACTGGGGCGTACGTGGGAACACCGCAAGTCCTTGATGAAGAATATGGCTCGCTCCCTGGTCGAACATGAGCGTATCCGCACGACTGAAGCCAAGGCCAAGGAACTGAGCATCTTTGCTGACAAGCTCATCACGATGGCGCTTCAGGATACCCTGCATGCTCGCAGACAGGCCTTCACGGTTCTGGGAAGCCATCACAGCGTTAAAAAATTGTTTGATGAAATTGGCCCCCGCTTCAAGGAAGTTCCCGGCGGGTACACCAGAGTCGTCAAGTTTGGTATTCCTCGCGTTGGTGACAGTGCCTCCATGGCGCTTATCGAGTTCACCCGTTTGAGCGACAAGTTTGCCGAAACAGCTGATGCTGCAGCACCTGAAGCTACAGAAGAAGCATAG
- the rpsM gene encoding 30S ribosomal protein S13 yields the protein MARLVGVDLPRNKRLDIALTYIYGIGRATALKILDATGIDWTKNSDDLTSDDINTLRKELETSHKVEGDLRREIVANIKRLMDIGCYRGLRHRRGLPCRGQRTHTNARTRKGPRRAIVGKKKK from the coding sequence GTGGCAAGATTAGTTGGTGTAGATTTGCCGAGAAACAAAAGGCTAGATATTGCATTGACATATATTTATGGCATCGGCCGAGCTACAGCTCTTAAAATCCTTGATGCTACAGGTATTGATTGGACTAAAAACAGTGACGATCTCACTAGTGACGATATCAACACGCTTCGCAAAGAATTGGAAACCAGTCATAAGGTCGAAGGCGATTTACGTCGTGAGATCGTGGCCAATATCAAGCGTCTTATGGATATCGGTTGCTATAGAGGTTTGAGACATAGGCGCGGCTTGCCATGTCGTGGTCAGCGTACGCATACTAATGCGCGCACTCGCAAAGGCCCACGCAGAGCCATTGTTGGTAAGAAGAAAAAGTAA